One Clostridium estertheticum DNA segment encodes these proteins:
- a CDS encoding mechanosensitive ion channel domain-containing protein yields the protein MADFLLELGLKFQTVSVLIRLIITLVLIIMFHLVKIGICSFVDKSKIYSNDIIKYKKKTSLFINILSVIVIIPIWMYESKDILTFLGIFSAGLAFAFRDVVASFLGWLIINTQKPFAIGDRIKIGESLGDVLAVDWFYTTIIEVIENDNKTYGQSTGRITHIPNIKVLTEELINETNSFPFTWNEIEINLTLNSNWKKAKDILLAIANDKVGDIEQEVKESLSIASKTLPIYYENLSHTIYTSMKSGRICLSLRFICKARNFRNLEHVLVEDILEEFSKQEDIELL from the coding sequence GTGGCTGATTTTTTGTTGGAGTTAGGTTTGAAGTTTCAAACCGTTAGTGTTTTAATAAGGCTGATAATAACTTTAGTACTAATAATTATGTTTCATCTAGTGAAGATTGGTATCTGCTCATTTGTTGATAAATCAAAAATTTATTCTAATGACATAATAAAATATAAAAAGAAAACTTCCTTATTTATAAATATTTTATCAGTTATAGTGATTATACCAATATGGATGTATGAGTCTAAGGATATACTGACTTTTTTGGGGATTTTCTCAGCAGGGCTAGCCTTTGCCTTTCGTGATGTTGTAGCTAGTTTTTTAGGTTGGTTAATAATTAACACCCAAAAGCCCTTTGCTATTGGTGATAGAATAAAAATTGGGGAAAGTCTTGGTGATGTATTAGCAGTGGACTGGTTTTACACTACAATAATTGAAGTTATTGAAAATGACAACAAAACTTACGGACAAAGTACTGGAAGAATTACTCATATACCAAATATAAAGGTGCTAACTGAAGAACTTATAAATGAAACAAACTCTTTTCCTTTTACTTGGAATGAAATTGAAATAAACCTTACCCTTAACAGCAACTGGAAAAAAGCTAAAGATATATTATTAGCTATTGCTAATGATAAAGTAGGGGATATAGAACAAGAAGTAAAGGAGTCACTAAGTATAGCCTCAAAAACTCTTCCAATTTATTACGAGAACCTTTCGCACACAATATATACCTCTATGAAATCTGGAAGAATATGTTTAAGCTTAAGGTTTATATGCAAGGCACGAAATTTTAGAAATTTAGAACATGTTCTAGTGGAGGATATTTTAGAAGAGTTTTCTAAACAAGAGGATATAGAATTATTATAA
- a CDS encoding extracellular solute-binding protein has protein sequence MYLLLIFMFLYIPIMVLIAFSFNQSKLNVVWTGFTFKWYQSLLHNAGILEAVKNSFVIAIISTVLSVIIGTLAAIGMYRYKFKGKRIVDSILYVPLVIPEIVMGISLLAFFSIVKVPLGKISLIIAHVTFSIAYVIAVVKTRLDGFDKSVEEVAMDLGATPLKTFFYVTLPIIMPGVIAGGLLAFTLSLDDVIISFFVAGPGSVTLPLKVFSMVKFGVTPEINALSTLLIFLTVIVLGFALLIRNVNINMKKVAVILTAIFLVFSSIGGGIFAYSKNNAGPKEVLNVFNWSEYLPQSVIDKFEQTYNIKVNYSTFSSNEEMLAKLMAGGGNYDVTVASDFMVEILSKQGLIQQIHKDSLPNLNNIGAQFLNLPFDKGNKYSVPYMWLAGIIAYDSSKIPEGSIKGYKDLWKPEFKNSLTVLDDERVIIGITLKKLGYSLNETSPEALQKAKIELKKLQANIKSYDSDSPKTSLINGESKAIFAWGAEGNLASRENPNIKYVIPQEGLFLQQDNLVIPKAAKNIKAAELFINFIMEPEISAEISRNFPYGNPNTSAYQYIDKAILDDKAVYPPEKAVKKGEYLKDIGNSVTDLDKIWTEVK, from the coding sequence ATGTATTTACTTTTGATATTTATGTTTTTATATATACCCATTATGGTACTTATAGCATTTTCTTTTAACCAATCAAAGCTAAATGTAGTTTGGACTGGTTTCACCTTTAAATGGTATCAAAGCCTTCTCCATAATGCAGGAATCTTAGAGGCTGTTAAAAACTCTTTTGTTATAGCTATAATAAGTACAGTACTTTCGGTAATTATAGGTACATTAGCAGCTATTGGGATGTATAGGTATAAATTTAAAGGAAAAAGAATAGTTGACTCTATACTATATGTGCCATTAGTCATACCTGAAATAGTTATGGGGATATCACTCCTTGCCTTCTTTTCCATTGTAAAGGTTCCACTCGGAAAGATATCTTTAATTATTGCTCACGTAACCTTCAGCATAGCTTATGTAATTGCAGTGGTTAAGACAAGACTTGACGGCTTTGATAAATCAGTTGAGGAAGTAGCAATGGATCTTGGAGCTACCCCTTTAAAAACCTTTTTTTATGTGACGCTGCCGATTATCATGCCAGGGGTTATTGCAGGTGGGCTACTAGCCTTTACCTTATCCCTTGATGATGTAATAATTAGTTTTTTTGTAGCTGGACCTGGAAGTGTAACTTTACCACTTAAAGTTTTCTCTATGGTAAAATTCGGTGTTACACCTGAAATTAATGCTCTTTCAACTTTATTAATATTTTTAACGGTTATTGTACTTGGATTTGCGCTTTTGATTAGAAATGTAAATATTAATATGAAAAAGGTTGCAGTTATACTAACAGCAATTTTCCTTGTTTTCTCAAGTATTGGAGGGGGAATATTTGCTTATTCCAAAAACAATGCAGGACCTAAGGAGGTACTAAATGTTTTTAACTGGTCTGAATATTTACCACAATCGGTTATTGATAAATTTGAACAAACCTACAATATTAAAGTAAATTATAGTACCTTTTCTTCCAACGAAGAGATGCTAGCGAAACTCATGGCCGGTGGTGGAAATTATGATGTAACAGTTGCTAGTGATTTTATGGTTGAAATATTAAGTAAACAAGGCCTCATTCAGCAAATTCATAAAGATAGCCTACCAAACCTAAACAATATTGGAGCACAGTTTTTGAATCTACCCTTTGATAAAGGTAATAAATATAGTGTTCCCTACATGTGGCTTGCAGGAATAATAGCCTACGATAGTTCAAAAATTCCTGAAGGTAGCATAAAGGGATACAAAGACCTTTGGAAGCCAGAGTTTAAAAACTCTTTAACCGTACTTGATGATGAAAGAGTTATAATTGGAATAACCCTAAAGAAGCTAGGATATTCTCTAAATGAAACTAGTCCAGAAGCTCTTCAAAAAGCAAAAATCGAGCTAAAAAAGCTTCAGGCTAATATTAAGTCTTATGATAGCGATAGTCCGAAAACAAGTCTTATAAACGGAGAATCAAAAGCAATATTTGCTTGGGGAGCAGAAGGAAACTTGGCTAGTCGTGAAAATCCAAACATAAAGTATGTAATACCGCAGGAAGGTCTATTCCTTCAGCAAGACAACCTTGTAATTCCGAAAGCTGCGAAGAATATTAAAGCAGCAGAACTTTTTATTAATTTTATAATGGAACCAGAAATAAGTGCAGAAATTTCTCGAAATTTCCCTTATGGAAATCCTAATACCTCCGCCTATCAATATATAGATAAAGCAATACTAGATGATAAGGCAGTTTATCCACCAGAAAAAGCTGTAAAAAAAGGCGAGTACCTAAAGGATATAGGAAACTCCGTAACAGATCTAGATAAGATATGGACTGAAGTTAAATAA
- a CDS encoding ABC transporter permease produces the protein MKTNRCKNPITKYLSSVLKYLPTILPALLWMIVFFVIPLLFIVVVSFSTRGEVGNIVYKFTLSNYTKLLNPLYINIFFKSILIAIYTTVLCLLLGYPFAFIIANMHKRFKPLLLLLIILPFWTNSLVRTYAMIILLRTEGIINTVLLHLHIINIPLNLMYNNAAVMLGMLYMMFPFMVLPLYSSIEKLDKRVLDAASDLGATPIYKFLKVTLPLTKGGIVSGSILVFIPTLGLFFVTDLMGGSKVILISNLIKNQFLTARDWPFGSAISVILIIVMLSVIIYNTRVSGTKSTKEVL, from the coding sequence ATGAAAACTAATAGATGTAAAAATCCCATTACAAAATACTTATCTTCAGTTTTAAAATATTTGCCAACAATTTTACCCGCTCTGCTATGGATGATTGTTTTTTTCGTTATACCTCTTTTATTTATAGTTGTAGTAAGTTTTTCTACTAGAGGAGAAGTTGGAAATATAGTATATAAGTTTACATTATCCAACTATACAAAACTTTTAAATCCACTTTATATTAATATCTTTTTCAAATCTATTTTAATTGCTATTTATACCACGGTGTTATGTCTGCTGCTTGGGTATCCATTTGCATTTATAATAGCAAATATGCACAAAAGGTTTAAACCTCTATTACTTTTACTTATAATACTTCCATTTTGGACTAACTCTTTAGTTAGAACCTATGCAATGATTATATTACTCCGAACAGAAGGAATAATAAACACTGTACTTCTGCACTTGCATATAATAAATATACCGCTTAATTTAATGTATAATAATGCAGCGGTTATGCTTGGTATGCTATATATGATGTTTCCCTTTATGGTACTTCCTCTTTATAGTTCAATAGAAAAACTTGATAAGAGAGTACTAGATGCCGCTTCAGACCTTGGTGCAACACCAATTTATAAATTCTTAAAGGTTACACTTCCACTTACAAAGGGTGGAATTGTATCAGGTTCTATTTTAGTATTTATTCCTACCCTGGGGCTTTTCTTCGTAACTGACCTTATGGGAGGAAGTAAAGTAATCCTTATAAGTAATCTTATTAAAAATCAGTTCCTTACTGCAAGAGATTGGCCCTTTGGTTCTGCTATATCAGTTATTTTAATAATTGTTATGCTTTCAGTTATTATCTACAACACAAGGGTATCTGGAACTAAAAGCACTAAGGAGGTTTTATAA
- a CDS encoding ABC transporter ATP-binding protein: MTKNVFVQLLNICKSFDQDKAVIKNLDLDIRQGEFLTLLGPSGCGKTTTLRMIAGFELPTSGEIIIDGENITDKPPYKRCVNTVFQNYALFPHMNIYDNIAFGLKMRKFPKAKIKDKINEMLKMVQLEGYENRMPSQLSGGQMQRVAIARAVVNSPKVLLLDEPLGALDLKLRKQMQLELKHLQKILGITFVFVTHDQEEALTMSDRIVVMNNGIIEQIGTPEELYEHPKTKFVADFLGETNILEGEVFKLKEDEVLLKLEQEEDIIRIPNQNYKLGEKFIVSVRPERITVKEIVEDGDVWLQCKFKEKVYVGSNIKVIMIVKNDKEIIVNEPIGQNFIFSDEAKDYFITWKPKHTIVIKA; the protein is encoded by the coding sequence GTGACAAAAAATGTTTTCGTTCAATTGTTAAATATTTGTAAAAGTTTTGATCAAGATAAGGCCGTCATTAAAAACCTAGATCTTGATATCAGACAAGGGGAGTTTTTAACTCTACTTGGACCAAGTGGTTGTGGAAAAACCACTACCTTAAGAATGATCGCAGGTTTTGAATTACCTACAAGTGGTGAAATCATAATTGATGGAGAAAACATTACAGACAAGCCACCTTATAAGCGGTGTGTTAACACAGTATTTCAAAACTATGCCTTATTTCCTCATATGAATATCTACGATAATATAGCCTTTGGACTTAAAATGAGAAAATTTCCAAAAGCTAAAATCAAGGATAAGATAAATGAGATGTTAAAAATGGTTCAACTTGAAGGTTATGAAAATAGAATGCCCTCTCAGCTAAGTGGTGGTCAAATGCAGCGTGTTGCTATTGCAAGAGCGGTAGTAAACAGCCCAAAGGTTCTTCTTTTGGATGAACCACTAGGCGCTCTTGATTTAAAGCTTCGTAAACAAATGCAATTAGAGCTTAAACATCTCCAGAAAATCCTTGGTATAACATTTGTTTTCGTAACCCATGATCAAGAAGAAGCACTAACCATGTCTGATAGAATTGTGGTTATGAACAATGGAATTATTGAGCAAATTGGTACACCGGAAGAGCTTTATGAGCACCCTAAAACTAAATTTGTAGCTGACTTTTTAGGAGAGACAAACATCTTAGAAGGAGAAGTCTTTAAGTTGAAAGAAGATGAAGTTCTACTTAAGCTTGAACAAGAAGAAGATATAATTAGAATACCTAACCAAAATTATAAGCTCGGAGAAAAATTTATAGTTTCTGTTAGGCCTGAGAGGATTACAGTAAAAGAAATAGTTGAAGATGGTGATGTATGGCTTCAATGTAAATTTAAAGAGAAAGTTTATGTAGGTTCGAACATTAAAGTTATTATGATTGTTAAAAACGACAAAGAAATTATAGTTAATGAGCCCATAGGACAAAATTTTATATTTTCAGATGAAGCCAAAGATTATTTCATAACCTGGAAGCCAAAGCATACTATAGTTATCAAAGCATAA
- the cobU gene encoding bifunctional adenosylcobinamide kinase/adenosylcobinamide-phosphate guanylyltransferase yields MKNIVLITGGARSGKSTYAEKLAKEEKGEVLYIATSIPFDDEMKDRVKKHKQRRPANWRTFEGYKNLKQVFYNEDMHFDTILLDCITIMVTNLMFDSAGDNFDDLNNEEIDTMESEILLEVSDFISEVEKSAKTTIIVTNEIGSGIVPEYKMARVFRDIAGRVNQYIASRAQEVHLVVCGIPIKIK; encoded by the coding sequence ATGAAAAACATTGTACTTATAACAGGTGGTGCAAGGAGTGGAAAGAGTACTTATGCTGAGAAGTTAGCTAAAGAAGAAAAGGGTGAGGTACTTTATATTGCGACTTCCATTCCATTTGATGATGAAATGAAGGATAGGGTTAAAAAGCATAAACAAAGAAGACCAGCTAATTGGCGTACTTTTGAAGGCTATAAGAATTTAAAACAAGTATTTTATAATGAAGATATGCACTTTGATACGATTTTATTAGATTGCATAACAATAATGGTTACAAATCTTATGTTTGATAGCGCAGGGGATAACTTTGATGATCTTAATAATGAGGAGATAGATACTATGGAAAGTGAAATTTTACTAGAGGTATCTGACTTTATCTCCGAAGTTGAAAAAAGCGCAAAAACAACAATTATTGTAACTAACGAAATTGGCTCTGGAATTGTACCAGAATACAAGATGGCAAGGGTTTTTAGAGATATTGCAGGTAGAGTTAATCAGTATATTGCATCCAGGGCACAGGAAGTTCACTTGGTGGTTTGTGGCATACCAATTAAAATTAAATAA
- a CDS encoding ABC transporter substrate-binding protein: MFKKKSIISIVLAIFVCIVFTACGNKATSNKDLNTTKKETPAVVYPLKVVDSYNRTVTIESEPKRIITIAPNITEGIYALGKGGSLVGRSDYDDYPTEALKVASVGSLLQPNIEKIVELKPDVVIASTHFDKAVIKKLEALNIKVIVLYGEENFAGVYDTMAKLGQIVNASEKSQSIISDMKKKVADITKKVANAKKPTVYYVAGFGKSGDFTAGKDTFIGNMIEMAGGKNAADDAIGWKYSIEKLVEKDPDVLICSKFFDTKKGIEATTGYKDLKAVKNGKLLEVDDNTIVRQGPRLADGLEAMAKLIHPELFK; encoded by the coding sequence ATGTTTAAGAAAAAGAGTATAATAAGTATAGTGCTTGCAATTTTTGTATGTATTGTGTTTACTGCATGTGGTAATAAAGCCACAAGCAACAAGGATCTTAATACTACTAAAAAGGAAACACCGGCTGTAGTTTATCCTTTAAAAGTGGTGGATTCATATAATAGAACCGTTACAATTGAAAGTGAACCTAAAAGGATTATTACAATTGCACCAAATATAACAGAGGGAATATATGCCCTTGGTAAAGGTGGAAGTTTAGTTGGTAGAAGTGATTATGATGACTATCCAACAGAGGCCCTTAAGGTAGCATCAGTTGGTAGTTTATTACAACCAAATATAGAAAAAATTGTTGAGTTAAAACCTGATGTAGTTATTGCATCAACTCATTTTGATAAGGCTGTTATTAAAAAATTAGAAGCTCTTAATATAAAAGTTATAGTACTTTATGGCGAAGAAAATTTTGCCGGTGTATATGATACAATGGCAAAGCTTGGCCAAATTGTAAATGCGAGTGAAAAATCACAGTCAATAATATCAGACATGAAAAAGAAGGTCGCAGATATAACTAAGAAGGTAGCAAATGCTAAAAAGCCAACAGTATATTACGTAGCAGGTTTCGGTAAAAGCGGCGATTTCACTGCAGGAAAAGATACATTTATAGGAAATATGATAGAAATGGCTGGTGGGAAAAATGCCGCTGATGATGCAATTGGTTGGAAATATAGTATAGAAAAGCTTGTAGAAAAGGATCCAGATGTGCTAATATGCTCTAAGTTCTTTGATACGAAAAAAGGTATAGAAGCTACCACAGGTTACAAAGACTTGAAAGCAGTTAAAAACGGAAAATTATTAGAAGTTGATGATAATACTATTGTTAGGCAGGGACCAAGACTTGCAGATGGGCTAGAAGCAATGGCTAAACTAATTCATCCTGAACTTTTCAAATAA
- a CDS encoding FecCD family ABC transporter permease, whose product MTFIENKSYYKKVFAIGVFLLIIVIIAAANFGVADISFKQTALIVISKIPIINNLVSTGGIKSTSIIILLNLRLPRILLACLVGAALSVVGTSFQGIFKNPMADPFVLGVSSGAALGATITMVFLKEIHFFGMSMVAFTAFIGAIITTFLVYNIARVGTKVPVATLLLAGIAINYLLSSIISLMMTFNRDNIEKIVMWTMGSFSTAGWDEVILLFIIVVPSIIFISTFSRELNIMLLGEDSARSLGIDVNGFKKHIFVISTLMVAAVVSVSGIIGFVGLIIPHAIRMIFGSDNRVVIPFSALGGAIFLVICDTLARVVVPPSEIPVGIITSIFGVPFFIYLLYRTKKKAI is encoded by the coding sequence ATGACATTTATAGAAAATAAGAGTTATTATAAAAAAGTTTTTGCAATAGGGGTATTTCTACTTATAATTGTGATAATTGCTGCGGCAAATTTTGGGGTGGCAGATATATCATTCAAACAGACAGCTTTAATTGTAATAAGTAAAATTCCAATAATAAATAACCTTGTATCCACTGGTGGAATTAAGTCTACATCAATAATCATATTATTAAATTTAAGACTGCCTAGAATACTTTTAGCCTGTTTAGTAGGGGCAGCACTTTCAGTGGTTGGCACTTCTTTTCAGGGCATTTTTAAGAATCCAATGGCAGACCCTTTTGTTCTAGGAGTTTCATCTGGGGCAGCACTTGGAGCAACTATAACCATGGTGTTTCTAAAGGAAATTCATTTTTTTGGAATGAGTATGGTAGCGTTCACTGCTTTTATAGGGGCTATAATAACTACTTTTTTAGTTTATAATATTGCTAGAGTTGGTACAAAAGTTCCAGTTGCCACACTTCTGCTTGCAGGAATCGCTATAAATTATTTGCTGTCTTCTATTATTTCACTAATGATGACCTTTAATAGAGATAATATTGAAAAAATAGTTATGTGGACTATGGGTAGTTTTTCAACAGCTGGTTGGGATGAGGTTATTCTACTGTTTATAATAGTAGTTCCCTCAATTATATTCATATCTACCTTTTCAAGAGAGTTGAATATAATGCTGCTTGGGGAAGATAGTGCAAGAAGTCTTGGTATAGATGTAAATGGATTTAAGAAGCATATATTTGTAATAAGTACACTAATGGTGGCAGCAGTTGTATCTGTAAGTGGAATAATTGGATTTGTAGGCCTTATAATACCTCATGCCATTAGAATGATTTTTGGGTCTGATAATAGAGTGGTTATACCATTTTCAGCACTCGGAGGAGCTATATTTTTAGTGATTTGTGATACACTTGCAAGAGTAGTGGTGCCTCCATCAGAAATACCAGTTGGAATTATAACTTCGATTTTTGGAGTTCCATTTTTTATATATTTATTATACAGAACAAAAAAGAAGGCGATATAA
- a CDS encoding heme ABC transporter ATP-binding protein: MIEISNVSFSFEQEVLKNININIERGKFYTILGPNGSGKTTLLRILSKSLNMEKGEISIDGVDLTQIKANTLAKEMAVVPQSTEIEFDFSVQDIVLMGRTPHISRFCSESEKDIEIAMNAMKCTNTWELRNKSINALSGGEKQRVVVARAIAQETGIILLDEPISHLDIHHQIEIMNQLKELNQNKNITIIAVLHDLNLAAAYGDRMILMHDCVVYKNGIPEEVLTEDIIKKVYGLEVYITKNPKTGKTFIMPF, translated from the coding sequence TTGATAGAAATAAGTAATGTGAGTTTTTCTTTTGAACAGGAAGTATTAAAGAACATTAATATAAATATAGAAAGAGGAAAGTTCTATACCATTTTAGGACCAAATGGATCAGGCAAAACCACTCTTTTAAGGATACTGTCAAAATCTCTGAATATGGAAAAAGGAGAGATTTCTATTGATGGAGTGGATTTAACCCAAATAAAAGCAAACACCCTTGCAAAGGAAATGGCTGTGGTTCCACAAAGCACAGAGATTGAATTTGATTTTTCAGTACAAGATATAGTTCTTATGGGGAGGACCCCACATATCTCTAGATTTTGCTCAGAAAGTGAAAAAGACATAGAAATAGCTATGAATGCTATGAAATGCACAAACACTTGGGAACTTAGGAATAAAAGCATAAATGCATTAAGTGGTGGAGAAAAACAACGAGTGGTAGTAGCAAGAGCAATTGCCCAGGAGACAGGAATAATTCTTTTAGATGAGCCTATTTCTCACCTGGATATTCATCACCAAATTGAAATAATGAATCAACTAAAAGAACTAAATCAAAATAAAAACATAACAATTATTGCGGTACTTCATGACTTGAACTTAGCAGCTGCATATGGTGATCGTATGATACTAATGCATGATTGCGTAGTCTACAAAAATGGAATTCCTGAGGAAGTATTAACAGAAGATATAATTAAAAAGGTTTATGGATTAGAGGTCTATATAACTAAAAACCCAAAAACTGGAAAGACTTTTATTATGCCTTTTTAG
- a CDS encoding bacteriohemerythrin: protein MFEMKEKFKTGILLIDREHEKLFEIGERAYQLLKSPYDTDKYDKIVEVIEELKEYTIYHFKDEENYMESINYKRLFTQKMDHAAFIEKLEGINLNKVDENQDEAIMEILIFLNDWLINHILEKDLLIPRK, encoded by the coding sequence ATGTTTGAGATGAAAGAAAAATTTAAAACAGGTATTCTACTTATTGATAGGGAGCATGAAAAACTTTTTGAAATAGGTGAAAGAGCTTATCAATTATTAAAAAGTCCATATGATACGGATAAATATGATAAAATAGTTGAGGTAATTGAAGAACTAAAAGAGTATACGATTTATCACTTTAAAGACGAAGAAAACTATATGGAGAGTATAAATTATAAAAGGTTATTCACACAAAAGATGGATCATGCAGCCTTTATTGAAAAACTTGAAGGAATTAATTTAAATAAAGTTGATGAAAATCAGGATGAGGCTATAATGGAAATACTAATTTTTTTAAATGATTGGTTGATTAATCATATATTAGAGAAAGATTTACTTATACCTAGAAAATAA
- a CDS encoding phosphatase PAP2 family protein, protein MISFIQKFDSSILLFIKDNMHGPIMDKVMIISTYLGNGGIIWIIIALALIISKKYRKIGFMAIAALILSTILGEGILKHMVKRMRPISNIPAFDLLIQRPLSYSFPSGHTTSSFAVAGVLAKYLKNYALGFFGLAFLIAFSRLYLYIHYPTDVLAGMVLGLLCSEIIIYVFNRGDSNSKAQI, encoded by the coding sequence ATGATATCATTTATACAGAAATTTGATAGTTCCATATTATTGTTTATAAAAGATAATATGCATGGACCTATTATGGATAAAGTCATGATTATATCAACGTATTTAGGTAATGGGGGGATCATTTGGATTATAATAGCTTTGGCATTAATAATTAGCAAAAAATATAGAAAAATAGGTTTTATGGCAATAGCAGCTTTAATATTAAGCACAATTTTAGGTGAAGGAATATTAAAGCATATGGTTAAGCGTATGCGGCCAATTTCGAATATACCAGCATTTGATCTTTTAATACAAAGACCTTTATCCTATTCATTCCCATCAGGCCACACAACTTCTTCCTTTGCAGTGGCAGGAGTGTTAGCAAAATATTTAAAAAATTATGCATTAGGATTTTTCGGGTTAGCTTTTTTAATAGCTTTTTCAAGATTATATTTATATATACATTATCCTACAGATGTTTTAGCAGGTATGGTCTTAGGGCTTTTATGTAGCGAAATAATAATTTATGTATTTAATAGGGGAGATAGCAATAGCAAGGCTCAAATATAA
- a CDS encoding ATP phosphoribosyltransferase regulatory subunit, giving the protein MNNWKRHIPEGSRDILFEDCNNKIKIINVLRKLYVNSGFLEVISPTLEFYDVFQGDNISIEQEKMYKLFDNVGRILVLRPDMTMPIARIVATKLKDSLYPLRICYSGNIFRINENWEGKVSETTQSGIEIIGSESSKADAEVIITAINALIAIGVKKFELEIGQAEFFKGLIEDIDLGSVEMERLRRFVENKNFGALREFIEEKEATLGTKNVAALKKLPELFGGIEILAKARILTQNKRAHAALDTIEKIYERLENVGLGGYISIDLGMVQHIDYYTGITFRGYSSEVGTTIISGGRYDNLIAKFGEAMPAVGFAIDVDNILSVLDKQGNNNEKSRTKFLIHYENSLIGDAWRLATQIREKGFDCELSLFEEKEKTLSYGEQKKLDKMIFIFKDDRFEITDIKSEKSWNVDLQELIESLEE; this is encoded by the coding sequence TTGAATAATTGGAAAAGACATATACCAGAAGGTTCAAGAGATATACTTTTTGAGGATTGTAATAATAAAATTAAAATTATAAATGTACTTAGAAAATTATATGTAAACTCTGGTTTCTTAGAAGTGATATCTCCTACATTAGAATTTTACGATGTATTTCAGGGAGATAATATATCTATTGAACAAGAAAAAATGTATAAGCTTTTTGATAATGTAGGAAGGATATTAGTGTTAAGACCAGATATGACAATGCCAATAGCAAGAATTGTTGCAACAAAGCTTAAAGATTCATTATATCCACTGCGAATATGTTACAGCGGAAATATATTTAGAATCAATGAAAATTGGGAGGGAAAGGTAAGTGAAACCACTCAATCTGGAATCGAAATAATAGGAAGTGAAAGCTCAAAGGCAGACGCGGAAGTAATTATAACGGCCATTAACGCGCTTATTGCTATAGGAGTAAAAAAATTTGAACTTGAAATAGGACAAGCTGAGTTTTTCAAAGGTCTCATTGAGGACATCGATCTTGGGTCAGTTGAAATGGAAAGATTAAGAAGATTTGTTGAAAATAAAAATTTTGGAGCACTGCGAGAGTTTATAGAAGAAAAGGAAGCAACACTTGGTACAAAAAATGTGGCAGCACTAAAAAAATTGCCAGAACTATTTGGTGGCATTGAAATACTTGCAAAGGCAAGAATCCTAACCCAAAATAAAAGAGCACACGCTGCATTAGATACTATAGAAAAAATATATGAACGACTAGAAAATGTAGGCCTGGGGGGTTATATTTCTATAGATTTAGGAATGGTACAGCATATCGATTATTACACAGGCATTACTTTCAGAGGATATAGTAGTGAGGTTGGAACTACAATTATAAGTGGAGGCAGATATGATAATCTAATCGCAAAGTTTGGAGAAGCTATGCCAGCAGTTGGGTTTGCAATAGATGTGGATAATATTTTGTCTGTTCTTGATAAACAAGGGAATAATAATGAAAAAAGCAGAACAAAATTTCTTATTCATTATGAAAATTCACTAATAGGAGATGCATGGAGATTGGCAACGCAAATTAGAGAAAAAGGATTTGATTGTGAACTAAGCTTATTTGAAGAAAAAGAAAAAACTTTAAGTTATGGTGAGCAAAAAAAACTAGATAAAATGATTTTCATATTTAAAGATGATAGATTTGAAATAACAGATATTAAAAGTGAAAAGAGTTGGAATGTAGATTTACAGGAACTTATTGAGAGTTTGGAGGAGTAA